One stretch of Fictibacillus sp. b24 DNA includes these proteins:
- the purE gene encoding 5-(carboxyamino)imidazole ribonucleotide mutase, whose protein sequence is MAKVGVIMGSVSDWETMKEACDILDELEVAYEKKVVSAHRTPDLMFQYAEEAEQRGIEVIVAGAGGAAHLPGMVAAKTILPVIGVPVQSKALNGMDSLLSIVQMPKGVPVATVAIGKAGAANAGLLAAQMVAVHDEGIKQRLKQRRATAQQMAIESSEQLV, encoded by the coding sequence ATGGCTAAAGTTGGCGTGATCATGGGAAGTGTTTCAGATTGGGAAACAATGAAAGAAGCGTGTGACATTCTAGATGAACTCGAAGTAGCTTACGAGAAAAAAGTGGTTTCTGCACACCGTACACCAGATCTCATGTTCCAATACGCAGAAGAGGCGGAACAGAGAGGTATTGAGGTAATCGTAGCTGGAGCAGGCGGTGCAGCTCACTTGCCAGGAATGGTTGCAGCAAAAACGATTCTGCCTGTTATCGGTGTACCGGTTCAATCCAAAGCGCTTAACGGTATGGATTCACTTTTATCCATCGTTCAGATGCCAAAAGGCGTTCCTGTTGCAACGGTAGCCATCGGCAAAGCCGGAGCAGCGAATGCAGGACTTCTAGCTGCTCAGATGGTAGCGGTACATGATGAAGGAATAAAACAGCGGTTAAAACAACGCCGTGCTACAGCACAACAAATGGCGATTGAAAGTAGTGAGCAGCTTGTATAA
- a CDS encoding DUF2179 domain-containing protein — MLDNAFVMVGIILLINIVYVSFFTIRMILTLKGQRYLAAFISVFEVIIYVVGLGLVLDNLNEIQNLIAYAVGYGIGVLVGMKIEEKLALGYTTVNVITTDLAGGLPNELRNKGYGVTNWLAEGREGQRLMMEILTSRKSEMNLYNTVKDLDPKAFIISHEPKAFHGGFWVKGIRR; from the coding sequence ATGTTGGATAACGCATTTGTTATGGTTGGGATCATATTATTGATCAATATTGTGTACGTTTCGTTTTTTACGATCAGGATGATCCTGACGCTTAAAGGACAAAGGTACCTGGCTGCTTTTATTAGTGTGTTCGAGGTAATTATCTATGTGGTTGGGCTCGGGCTTGTATTAGATAACTTAAATGAGATTCAAAATCTGATTGCGTATGCGGTTGGTTATGGAATTGGTGTTTTAGTAGGAATGAAGATTGAAGAAAAGCTGGCACTTGGATATACTACGGTTAACGTTATTACAACTGATCTTGCAGGCGGACTGCCGAACGAGCTTCGCAACAAAGGATATGGTGTTACAAACTGGCTTGCAGAAGGTCGTGAAGGACAGCGTTTGATGATGGAGATCTTAACATCGCGAAAATCAGAAATGAACCTATATAATACAGTAAAAGATTTGGACCCGAAGGCATTTATTATTTCACATGAGCCGAAAGCGTTTCATGGCGGATTTTGGGTCAAGGGCATCAGGAGGTAA
- the purC gene encoding phosphoribosylaminoimidazolesuccinocarboxamide synthase — MEKLEQLYEGKAKRIYRTTDEEVVWVSYKDSATAFNGEKKAEIAGKGRLNNEISSILFELLKDKGIQSHFVKRISETEQLVKKVTIIPLEVVVRNIAAGSLSKRTGIPEGQILPRTIIEFYYKNDDLGDPLITEEHIDIMNLAAKEQLDQISEQAIQINEVLTSYFAQENVKLVDFKLEFGTDANGNLMLADEISPDTCRLWDAETNEKLDKDVFRRELGSLTDAYEKILQRLGGLSCTK, encoded by the coding sequence ATGGAGAAGCTAGAGCAGCTATACGAAGGAAAAGCGAAACGCATCTACCGCACAACAGATGAAGAAGTAGTGTGGGTAAGCTACAAAGACTCAGCAACAGCATTCAACGGTGAAAAGAAAGCAGAAATCGCAGGAAAAGGCAGACTGAACAACGAGATCTCTTCCATACTATTTGAACTGCTGAAAGACAAAGGCATTCAGTCTCACTTTGTAAAACGCATTTCAGAAACAGAGCAGCTCGTTAAGAAGGTAACCATCATTCCCTTAGAAGTGGTTGTTCGCAACATCGCAGCAGGTTCTTTATCAAAGCGCACTGGGATTCCTGAGGGACAAATCCTTCCGCGAACAATCATCGAATTTTACTACAAAAATGATGATCTTGGAGATCCACTTATTACAGAAGAGCACATCGACATCATGAATTTGGCTGCGAAAGAACAGCTCGATCAGATTTCAGAACAAGCCATTCAAATCAACGAAGTGCTAACATCTTATTTTGCTCAGGAAAACGTAAAGCTCGTTGATTTCAAGTTGGAGTTCGGAACAGATGCAAACGGAAACTTAATGCTCGCTGACGAAATTTCTCCCGACACATGCCGTTTATGGGATGCAGAAACGAACGAGAAGCTCGATAAAGATGTATTCCGCCGTGAATTAGGAAGTTTAACAGATGCTTATGAAAAAATACTACAACGTCTAGGAGGCCTATCATGTACAAAGTAA
- the purQ gene encoding phosphoribosylformylglycinamidine synthase subunit PurQ encodes MKFAVIVFPGSNCDTDMYHAVKDELGAEVEYVWHDATNLSQFDGILLPGGFSYGDYLRTGAIAQFSNVMTEVVKAAKEGKPVLGVCNGFQILLETGLLPGAMRRNESLKFICQPEELVVENTSTIFTTQYEKGEVISVPVAHGEGNYYCDEETLQQLKANNQIVFTYKNNPNGSVENIAGITNKEGNVLGMMPHPERAVDELLGSKDGLKLFQSIVKSWRERYVAAT; translated from the coding sequence GTGAAGTTTGCTGTAATCGTTTTTCCAGGATCAAACTGTGACACAGATATGTATCATGCTGTAAAAGACGAGCTCGGCGCAGAAGTTGAGTACGTTTGGCATGATGCAACGAACTTAAGCCAATTTGACGGTATTTTATTGCCAGGCGGTTTCTCTTACGGAGATTACCTCCGCACTGGCGCCATCGCGCAATTTTCAAACGTAATGACGGAAGTTGTAAAAGCAGCTAAAGAAGGAAAACCAGTTCTTGGCGTTTGTAACGGATTTCAGATTTTATTGGAAACAGGACTTTTACCAGGAGCGATGCGCCGCAACGAATCATTGAAATTCATCTGCCAGCCGGAAGAGCTAGTCGTTGAGAACACATCGACGATCTTCACGACTCAGTACGAAAAAGGAGAAGTGATCTCCGTTCCTGTGGCGCACGGTGAAGGCAACTATTATTGCGATGAAGAGACGCTGCAACAGCTAAAGGCAAACAATCAGATCGTATTCACGTATAAAAATAATCCGAACGGATCGGTTGAAAACATTGCGGGTATCACGAACAAAGAGGGCAATGTACTCGGTATGATGCCGCATCCGGAACGCGCGGTCGATGAGCTTTTAGGAAGCAAAGATGGTCTTAAATTATTTCAATCTATTGTGAAGAGCTGGAGGGAACGTTATGTCGCTGCAACATGA
- the purK gene encoding 5-(carboxyamino)imidazole ribonucleotide synthase translates to MYKTIRPQQTIGILGGGQLGRMMALSAREMGLNVVVLEPGENSPCGQVADQQIAAAYDDREGIKELAERSDVVTYEFENIDAVSANWLEENANLPQGSRLLAVTQHRLKEKETLQKAGVPVAPYRPVTDFSSLQSAIKDLGYPSVLKTCRGGYDGKGQFVIKQESDLEIAATLLEKETDCVLEAWVNFEKEISVIITRSVSGEVKSFPIAENIHKDNILHKTIAPARITIETADQAKLLAGSIATELELVGTLAVEMFVAKDGTIYVNELAPRPHNSGHYTIEACETSQFDQHVRAVCNWPLGNTDLIKPAVMINILGEHHETVLREIEKLGEAKLHLYGKKEAKAKRKMGHITVLGDTIEQALEKAEKVSALFLSDNKTEVTQ, encoded by the coding sequence TTGTATAAAACAATACGACCACAACAAACAATCGGAATATTAGGCGGAGGACAGCTCGGCCGCATGATGGCATTAAGTGCAAGAGAAATGGGCTTGAATGTTGTTGTTTTAGAGCCAGGTGAGAATTCACCATGCGGTCAGGTCGCGGATCAGCAGATTGCCGCGGCTTATGACGATCGCGAAGGCATCAAAGAGCTTGCAGAACGAAGCGATGTTGTCACATACGAGTTTGAAAACATAGATGCAGTTAGTGCGAACTGGCTGGAAGAGAATGCGAACTTACCACAAGGAAGCCGACTCTTGGCAGTCACGCAGCACCGTTTAAAAGAAAAAGAAACGCTTCAAAAAGCAGGTGTACCTGTCGCACCGTATCGTCCAGTAACAGATTTCAGCTCGTTACAAAGTGCAATTAAAGATTTAGGTTACCCTTCTGTACTCAAAACGTGCAGAGGCGGTTATGACGGGAAAGGGCAGTTTGTGATCAAGCAGGAAAGTGACCTTGAGATTGCAGCAACACTTTTAGAGAAAGAGACAGATTGTGTGCTGGAAGCCTGGGTTAATTTTGAAAAAGAAATATCTGTGATCATCACAAGAAGTGTGAGCGGTGAGGTTAAATCGTTTCCAATCGCAGAGAATATACACAAAGATAATATCCTGCATAAAACAATCGCACCGGCACGCATCACAATCGAAACTGCGGATCAAGCAAAGCTCTTAGCGGGGTCAATCGCAACGGAACTAGAGCTTGTTGGAACGCTTGCCGTAGAGATGTTCGTCGCAAAAGACGGTACGATCTATGTAAACGAACTGGCGCCGCGTCCGCATAACTCCGGGCATTATACAATCGAAGCGTGTGAAACTTCACAATTCGATCAGCACGTGCGCGCAGTATGCAACTGGCCGCTCGGCAACACGGATTTAATAAAACCAGCCGTGATGATCAACATTTTAGGAGAACATCATGAGACTGTGTTACGCGAGATCGAAAAATTAGGAGAAGCGAAACTGCATCTGTACGGAAAGAAAGAAGCGAAAGCGAAACGTAAGATGGGGCACATCACGGTTTTAGGTGATACGATTGAACAGGCACTTGAAAAAGCTGAAAAAGTGTCCGCACTATTTTTAAGTGATAACAAAACGGAGGTAACACAATGA
- the purS gene encoding phosphoribosylformylglycinamidine synthase subunit PurS, producing the protein MYKVKVYVTLRESVLDPQGKAVMSSLHKMGQSEVEDVRIGKYLELTLQKGDYDLDEKIVNMCSKLLSNPVIEDYRYEVEEVVAQ; encoded by the coding sequence ATGTACAAAGTAAAAGTGTATGTAACGTTAAGAGAGAGTGTATTAGATCCACAAGGCAAGGCAGTGATGAGCTCGCTTCATAAAATGGGACAGTCAGAAGTTGAAGATGTACGTATTGGTAAGTATCTGGAGTTAACACTTCAAAAAGGCGACTACGATCTAGATGAGAAAATCGTTAACATGTGTTCTAAACTTTTATCCAACCCGGTTATTGAAGACTACCGGTATGAGGTGGAGGAGGTTGTCGCACAGTGA
- the purL gene encoding phosphoribosylformylglycinamidine synthase subunit PurL: MSLQHEPTSSQIKEQKLYREMGLSDSEFELVEKIIGRSPNWTETGLFSVMWSEHCSYKNSKPVLSKFPTKGERVLQGPGEGAGIVDIGDGQAVVFKIESHNHPSAIEPYQGAATGVGGIIRDVFSMGARPIAMLNSLRFGELESPRVKYLFEQVVAGIAGYGNCIGIPTVGGEVQFDPSYEGNPLVNAMCVGLIDHKDIKKGQAKGAGNSVMYVGAKTGRDGIHGATFASEELSEASEEKRPAVQVGDPFMEKLVMEACLELIHNCDALVGIQDMGAAGLTSSSAEMASKAGMGIEMNLDLIPQRETGMTAYEMMLSESQERMLLVVEKGREHEVEKIFAKWDLDCVTVGTVIEEQVLRLTHQGEIVADVPVDALAEDAPVYHKPSKEPAYYAEFQAQEDYIPEITSFKSTLLSLLKQPTIASKEWVYNQYDYMVRTNTVVAPGSDAAVVRIRGTKKALAMTTDCNSRYLYLDPEVGGKIAVAEAARNLVCSGAQPLAVTDCLNYGNPEKPEIFWQLEKSADGMSAACNKLATPVIGGNVSLYNETNGVAVYPTPVIGMVGLIEDTKHIVTQDFKEAGDIIYLIGESKAEFGGSELQKMKEGRIFGKAPHIDLEVEETRQRDLLAAIQKGLIASAHDVAEGGLSVALAESVMDGKVGASVTLTDEPIGSLFGESQSRFLVTVKPENQDEFQQLVKDAKIIGFVRSESGLAIDNEQGEELLSCTLQEMQDAWKGAIPCLLTSKA, from the coding sequence ATGTCGCTGCAACATGAACCAACAAGTTCACAAATTAAAGAGCAAAAATTATACCGTGAGATGGGTTTAAGTGATTCAGAGTTTGAACTCGTAGAAAAGATTATCGGCAGATCTCCTAACTGGACAGAAACAGGACTGTTTTCTGTTATGTGGAGTGAGCACTGTTCTTATAAAAATTCAAAGCCTGTTCTAAGCAAGTTCCCTACGAAAGGTGAGCGCGTACTTCAAGGTCCTGGTGAAGGTGCTGGAATTGTGGATATCGGTGACGGTCAAGCGGTTGTTTTCAAGATCGAATCTCATAACCATCCTTCAGCAATCGAGCCTTACCAAGGAGCTGCAACAGGTGTCGGCGGAATCATCCGTGACGTTTTCTCGATGGGAGCGCGTCCGATCGCGATGCTGAACTCGCTTCGTTTTGGAGAGCTAGAATCACCGCGCGTGAAGTATTTGTTCGAGCAAGTGGTAGCGGGGATCGCAGGTTACGGCAACTGTATCGGAATTCCGACGGTTGGAGGAGAAGTTCAATTTGACCCGTCATATGAAGGCAATCCGCTCGTGAACGCGATGTGTGTGGGTCTGATCGATCATAAGGATATTAAAAAGGGTCAAGCGAAGGGTGCTGGCAACTCTGTGATGTACGTTGGGGCGAAAACTGGCCGTGACGGAATCCACGGTGCAACGTTTGCATCTGAAGAGCTTTCTGAAGCATCAGAAGAAAAGCGTCCGGCTGTTCAAGTTGGAGATCCTTTTATGGAGAAACTTGTTATGGAAGCATGTCTAGAGCTGATTCACAATTGTGATGCACTTGTTGGGATTCAAGATATGGGTGCGGCAGGCCTTACAAGTTCGTCTGCTGAGATGGCCAGTAAAGCGGGTATGGGAATCGAGATGAACCTTGATCTTATTCCACAGCGCGAAACAGGAATGACAGCATACGAGATGATGCTATCAGAATCTCAAGAGCGCATGCTGTTAGTTGTTGAAAAAGGCCGCGAACATGAAGTAGAAAAGATCTTCGCAAAATGGGATTTGGACTGTGTAACAGTTGGAACGGTTATCGAGGAACAAGTACTGCGCCTCACTCATCAAGGTGAGATCGTAGCAGATGTACCGGTAGATGCTCTTGCAGAAGACGCACCAGTTTATCATAAGCCATCAAAAGAGCCGGCTTATTATGCTGAGTTTCAAGCGCAAGAAGATTATATCCCAGAGATTACTAGCTTCAAGTCTACATTGCTATCTCTTCTGAAGCAGCCGACAATCGCTAGCAAAGAGTGGGTTTACAACCAGTACGATTATATGGTGCGAACGAATACCGTTGTTGCACCTGGATCGGATGCGGCCGTTGTAAGAATTCGAGGAACGAAGAAAGCTTTAGCGATGACAACAGATTGTAACTCTCGCTATCTATATCTTGATCCTGAAGTTGGCGGTAAGATTGCTGTTGCTGAGGCAGCTCGTAATCTCGTATGTTCTGGTGCACAGCCGCTTGCTGTTACAGACTGCTTAAACTACGGAAATCCTGAAAAGCCAGAGATCTTTTGGCAGCTTGAAAAGTCGGCTGACGGTATGAGCGCCGCTTGCAACAAGCTTGCAACGCCAGTGATCGGCGGAAACGTATCACTATATAACGAAACAAACGGTGTAGCCGTTTACCCAACGCCAGTTATTGGAATGGTTGGTTTGATTGAAGATACGAAACATATTGTGACGCAAGATTTTAAAGAAGCGGGAGACATCATCTACCTAATCGGTGAGAGCAAAGCAGAGTTCGGCGGAAGTGAGCTTCAAAAGATGAAAGAAGGACGCATTTTCGGTAAAGCGCCTCACATCGATCTAGAAGTGGAAGAAACAAGACAGCGTGATCTTTTAGCGGCGATTCAAAAAGGACTGATCGCGTCAGCTCATGACGTTGCAGAAGGTGGATTGTCTGTAGCACTTGCTGAGTCTGTGATGGACGGTAAAGTAGGAGCGAGCGTTACGTTAACAGATGAGCCGATCGGCAGCCTTTTCGGTGAATCTCAATCCCGTTTCTTAGTCACTGTAAAACCAGAAAATCAAGATGAGTTCCAACAGCTTGTAAAAGACGCAAAAATCATAGGTTTTGTACGTTCTGAGAGCGGTCTAGCGATTGATAATGAGCAGGGTGAAGAGCTGTTATCCTGTACGCTCCAGGAGATGCAAGACGCCTGGAAAGGAGCTATTCCATGCTTGCTGACATCAAAGGCTTAA
- a CDS encoding NETI motif-containing protein translates to MDKKPSKKKFSVEAGETISDCLDRMANEGYTPVRRMEEPVFHEVKRNGRMEPEVKEQRIVFEGKLIK, encoded by the coding sequence ATGGATAAGAAACCTTCTAAGAAGAAGTTTTCTGTTGAAGCAGGAGAAACCATTTCCGATTGTCTGGATCGTATGGCCAATGAGGGCTATACGCCAGTACGCCGTATGGAAGAGCCTGTTTTTCATGAAGTGAAGCGTAATGGAAGAATGGAACCAGAAGTAAAGGAACAAAGGATTGTTTTTGAAGGTAAACTCATCAAATAA
- the purB gene encoding adenylosuccinate lyase translates to MIERYTRPEMGAIWTDENKYQAWLEVEILACEAWAELGDIPKEDVKKLRENASFDINRILEIEEETRHDVVAFTRAVSETLGEERKWVHYGLTSTDVVDTALSYLLKQANDILAKDLDRFVEILAEKAKEHKYTVMMGRTHGVHAEPTTFGLKLALWYEEMKRNVERFKQASDTVRFGKISGAVGTYANIDPFVEKYVCEKLGLEASPISTQTLQRDRHAHYMSTLALIATSIEKFATEVRGLQKSETREVEEFFAKGQKGSSAMPHKRNPIGSENMTGLARVIRGYMMTAYENVSLWHERDISHSSAERVILPDATIALNYMLNRFGNIIKNLTVFPENMKRNMDRTYGLIYSQRVLLKLIDKGMAREEAYDTVQPKAMQAWEEGVQFRTLVEAEQKITEKLTPEEISECFDYSYHLSHVDTIFDRLGL, encoded by the coding sequence ATGATTGAACGCTATACACGCCCTGAAATGGGAGCGATTTGGACAGATGAAAACAAGTACCAAGCATGGCTTGAAGTAGAGATTTTGGCTTGTGAGGCTTGGGCTGAGCTAGGCGACATTCCAAAAGAAGACGTAAAGAAGCTTCGCGAAAATGCATCATTTGATATTAACCGTATCTTAGAGATTGAAGAAGAAACACGCCACGATGTTGTTGCATTTACACGAGCGGTATCTGAAACACTTGGGGAAGAGCGCAAATGGGTGCATTACGGACTGACTTCAACAGACGTAGTTGATACAGCACTATCTTACCTTTTGAAACAAGCAAACGATATTTTAGCAAAAGATCTTGATCGTTTTGTCGAGATTCTCGCTGAGAAAGCGAAAGAACATAAATATACCGTTATGATGGGTCGTACGCACGGGGTTCATGCTGAGCCAACAACGTTCGGATTGAAGCTTGCTCTATGGTACGAAGAGATGAAACGCAACGTAGAACGCTTTAAGCAAGCGTCTGACACGGTTCGTTTCGGTAAAATCTCTGGAGCGGTTGGAACGTATGCCAACATCGATCCTTTCGTTGAAAAATATGTGTGTGAAAAGCTAGGTCTAGAAGCTTCACCGATCTCAACTCAAACATTGCAACGTGACCGTCACGCACACTACATGTCAACGTTGGCGCTTATCGCAACGAGCATTGAAAAGTTTGCAACAGAAGTTCGCGGCCTTCAAAAGAGTGAGACGCGTGAAGTAGAAGAGTTCTTTGCAAAAGGTCAAAAAGGATCATCTGCTATGCCGCATAAACGCAACCCGATCGGATCAGAAAACATGACAGGATTGGCTCGTGTGATCCGTGGTTACATGATGACAGCGTATGAGAACGTATCACTATGGCATGAGCGTGATATCTCACATTCATCAGCTGAGCGTGTAATCTTACCTGATGCAACGATCGCATTGAACTACATGCTGAACCGTTTTGGAAACATCATCAAGAACCTAACCGTGTTCCCAGAAAACATGAAGCGCAACATGGATCGCACATACGGATTGATCTACTCACAGCGTGTACTTCTCAAGCTTATCGATAAAGGCATGGCACGTGAAGAAGCATACGACACAGTACAGCCAAAAGCGATGCAAGCATGGGAAGAAGGCGTACAGTTCAGAACATTAGTAGAAGCTGAACAAAAAATTACCGAAAAACTAACACCTGAAGAAATCTCTGAATGCTTTGATTACAGTTACCATCTGTCACACGTAGATACGATCTTCGACAGATTAGGACTTTAA